Proteins co-encoded in one Daphnia carinata strain CSIRO-1 chromosome 3, CSIRO_AGI_Dcar_HiC_V3, whole genome shotgun sequence genomic window:
- the LOC130685308 gene encoding ubiquitin carboxyl-terminal hydrolase 46-like — protein sequence MGANASQLEKEIGSEQFPTNEHYFGLVNFGNTCYSNSVLQALYFCKPFREKVLEYKMKNKRSKETLLTCLADLFHNITTQKKKVGTIAPKKFIARLKKEKEEFDNYMQQDAHEFLNFLINHISEIITAERHQLNNSATPTTNGKVTTSKEPYNGSTSLKFDGSNGSMTSTGNHESTWVHEIFQGILTSETRCLNCETVSNKEEDFFDLQVDVDQNTSITHCLRTFSSTETLCTDNKFKCDVCSSYQEAQKCMRVKKLPLILALHLKRFKYVEQYNRHIKVSHRVVFPLELRLFNTSEECPDRLYDLVAVVVHCGSGPNRGHYISIVKSHDFWLLFDDDIVDKIDPSALEDFYGLTSDVQKASETGYILFYQSRDTS from the exons ATG GGAGCAAACGCGTCGCAGCTTGAAAAAGAGATTGGATCTGAGCAATTCCCGACAAATGAACATTACTTTGGACTTGTCAAT tttGGGAATACTTGCTATTccaattccgtacttcaagCATTGTACTTCTGCAAACCATTTCGTGAGAAAGTTTTGGAATACAAGATGAAGAACAAAAGATCAAAGGAAACCTTGCTGACTTGTCTAGCTGATCTCTTTCACAACATTaccacacagaaaaaaaaggttggaaCCATAGCTCCCAAAAAGTTCATTGCAAGgctgaagaaagaaaaag AAGAATTTGACAATTATATGCAACAAGATGCCCATGAATTTCTTAACTTCTTGATCAACCATATAAGTGAAATTATAACAG CTGAACGACACCAATTAAATAATTCTGCGACTCCGACAACTAATGGAAAGGTGACAACTTCTAAAGAACCCTATAACGGTTCGACGTCTTTAAAGTTTGATGGCAGCAATGGATCAATGACTTCAACTGGAAACCATGAATCAACATGGGTTCATGAAATATTTCAAGGAATTCTCACCAGTGAAACACGCTGTTTGAACTGTGAAACC GTCagcaacaaagaagaagatttcTTCGATCTACAGGTTGACGTTGACCAAAACACTAGTATTACCCATTGTTTAAGAACGTTCTCATCCACTGAAACCCTGTGCACCGACAACAAATTCAAATGTGATGTCTGCAGCTCTTATCAA GAAGCCCAGAAATGTATGAGGGTGAAGAAACTTCCCCTGATTCTTGCATTGCATCTCAAGCGGTTCAAATACGTCGAGCAATACAATCGTCATATAAAAGTATCACATCGCGTAGTTTTCCCGCTTGAACTTCGACTCTTCAACACC TCTGAAGAGTGTCCTGACAGACTGTATGATCTGGTTGCTGTGGTTGTCCATTGTGGAAGTGGACCTAACCGCGGTCACTACATTTCGATTGTCAAAAGCCATGACTTTTGGTTATTATTTGACGATGATATAGTTGAC AAAATCGACCCATCTGCGTTGGAGGATTTCTATGGTCTAACGTCTGATGTACAAAAGGCCTCGGAAACTGGTTATATCCTCTTTTATCAATCTCGAGATACGTCTTGA
- the LOC130685262 gene encoding probable isocitrate dehydrogenase [NAD] subunit alpha, mitochondrial codes for MAASRRTTALLKSVVGSQLRSYSKGVRTVTLIPGDGIGPEISAAVQKIFAVAKVPIEWEVVDVTPVRGPDGKFGIPQAAIDSVNKNTIGLKGPLMTPVGKGHRSLNLALRKEFNLYANVRPCKSIEGYKTLYDDVDVVTIRENTEGEYSGIEHEIVDGVVQSIKLITEGASRRVAEFAFNYARSNGRQKVTAVHKANIMRMSDGLFLRCCREAAEKNPDIRFEERYLDTVCLNMVQDPGMYDVLVMPNLYGDILSDLCAGLVGGLGLTPSGNIGTQGAIFESVHGTAPDIAGQDKANPTALLLSAVMMLRYMNLPDHAAKIERACYSTIKEGKYLTADLGGNGKCSEYTDEICQKIAAE; via the exons ATGGCCGCCTCCCGCCGG ACAACAGCATTGCTGAAATCTGTTGTAGGTTCTCAGCTGAGATCTTACTCAAAAGGAGTACGCACAGTAACTCTAATACCTGGAGATGGTATTGGTCCTGAAATTTCGGCAGCTGTTCAGAAAATTTTTGCAGTTGCAAAG GTGCCTATAGAGTGGGAAGTTGTTGATGTAACCCCAGTGAGAGGCCCAGATGGAAAATTTGGTATTCCTCAGGCTGCCATAGACTCAGTGAACAAAAACACTATTGGACTTAAAGGTCCTTTGATGACACCAGTTGGAAAAGGGCATAGATCTCTAAATTTGGCACTtaggaa gGAATTCAATTTGTATGCTAATGTTAGGCCGTGTAAATCAATTGAAGGCTACAAAACTCTCTATGACGATGTAGATGTAGTAACTATTCGCGAGAACACAGAGGGCGAGTATTCCGGAATTGAGCACGAAATTGTTGACGGTGTGGTTCAGAGCATCAAGCTGATCACTGAAGGCGCTTCCCGGCGTGTTGCGGAATTTGCTTTCAACTATGCTCGTAGCAATGGAAGGCAAAAAGTCACAGCCGTTCACAAAGCCAACATTAT GCGTATGTCGGATGGTCTGTTCCTACGCTGTTGTCGTGAAGCCGCTGAAAAAAATCCTGACATCCGATTTGAGGAACGGTACCTTGATACAGTCTGCCTCAATATGGTTCAAGATCCTGGCATGTACGACGTGCTAGTTATGCCAAATTTGTACGGAGATATTCTCTCCGATCTTTGCGCTGGTCTCGTTGGAGGGCTAGGTCTCACACCATCGGGAAACATTGGAACACAGGGAGCAATTTTCGAGTCCGTACACGGCACTGCACCCGACATTGCTGGTCAAGATAAAGCCAACCCAACGGCTCTTCTGTTATCGGCCGTGATGATGTTGCGTTATATGAATCTCCCAGACCATGCTGCAAAAATCGAAAGAGCTTGTTACTCTACTATTAAG GAAGGAAAGTATTTAACGGCTGATTTAGGAGGTAACGGGAAATGTTCCGAATATACGGATGAAATCTGCCAGAAAATAGCGGCAGAGTAA
- the LOC130685277 gene encoding uncharacterized protein LOC130685277 — MARKICDPSENENSLSTEQGAEPIADLQTQSRELYANFVREEIQLQGLPVPHVPSLDDIQFSNPLWVCNASSLRQLANEFSLSPLRNEVRYRAQNVDLTTLNAQNFSEMIQEVFSGGNLTKERILVVFFFCSDVALFALQNHTLNLFSKLIQWSTDYISGRFSNFIHSQGGWTAVLNSSMNTLLKMSATAACCVAVIAMLVFIKNNWK; from the exons ATGGCGCGAAAAATTTGCGATCCgagtgaaaacgaaaattctttATCGACGGAACAAGGAGCCGAACCAATTGCTGATTTACAGACCCAAAGCCGAGAGCTATATGCTAATTTTGTACGTGAAGAAATTCAGTTGCAAGGATTACCAGTTCCGCATGTCCCATC GCTCGATGACATTCAGTTTAGCAATCCTTTGTGGGTTTGCAATGCTTCAAGTTTGCGACAACTAGCCAATGAATTTTCCCTTTCACCACTCAGAAATGAAGTTCGTTACAGAGCCCAAAATGTGGATTTGACTACTTTAAATGCCCAGAACTTCAGTGAAATGATACAGGAGGTGTTCAGT GGAGgaaatttaacaaaagaacGCATACTTgtggtctttttcttttgttcagaTGTTGCTCTGTTTGCATTGCAAAACCACACTTTGAATCTTTTCTCCAAGCTCATACAATGGAGTACAGATTATATATCTGGGAGATTCTCAAACTTTATCCACAGCCAAGGAGGATGG ACAGCTGTTTTGAACAGTTCTATGAACACACTGCTGAAAATGTCTGCAACTGCAGCTTGCTGTGTAGCAGTAATAGCCATGCTGGTATTTATTAAGAATAATTGGAAATAA
- the LOC130685257 gene encoding m7GpppN-mRNA hydrolase-like has translation MNVPTQTPSKSVEQWNWAQMYKIPPDILDDLCSRFIVNVPEEERKDLVRLFFQIELAHWFYIDFYCSEENSTRKQCNFKEFSANIFKHLSFLHKYIQNFERHLEQFREYKQAVPTFGAILLNEELTHVLLVQGFWSKSSWGFPKGKVNEGEDPARCAVREVLEETGFDISHLISVKEFLETTVNDQLTRLYIIPGVPQETKFIPRTRNEIRALQWFPIADLPNSKKDAMTKVRLGIGSASFFMVFPFVRLIRNWVSCRMTYKQQQPGNGNSRKAKQRRKSLEEQSITGILQRHSKPNSEDDTSKIPLSANTEQLYQRLSKSAAHSSSSTSTNTLQGLSIKKTKHPSRRQLFTDKVQKPVTPQGGTATTSPVVIGDGFDPAKQVCYVAPSWLNFKLNVGPILACFD, from the exons ATGAATGTGCCTACACAAACTCCTTCAAAAAGTGTGGAGCAATGGAACTGGGCCCAGATGTACAAAATTCCACCCGATATTCTGGATGACTTATGCAG TCGGTTTATTGTAAATGTTCcggaagaggaaagaaaagacttGGTGAGACTCTTCTTTCAGATTGAGTTGGCACACTGGTTTTATATAGACTTCTACTGTTCAGAAGAAAATTCCACTCGGAAACAATGCAACTTCAAAGAATTTTCTGCAAACATATTCAAG caTTTATCGTTTCTTCATAAATATatacaaaattttgaaaggCATCTAGAACAATTTCGTGAATATAAACAAGCAGTTCCAACCTTTGGTGCCATCCTACTGAATGAAGAACTTACCCAT GTTCTGTTGGTTCAAGGATTTTGGTCCAAGAGCTCATGGGGTTTTCCTAAAGGTAAAGTCAATGAAGGAGAGGATCCAGCCCGCTGCGCAGTGCGCGAAGTTTTAGAAGAGACGGGATTCGACATATCGCATCTGATTTCTGTCAAAGAATTTTTAGAAACAACCGTGAACGACCAATTAACTCGACTTTATATCATACCCGGTGTGCCCCAAGAAACGAAATTCATACCCAGAACCAGGAATGAGATAAGAGCCTTACAGTGGTTTCCAATCGCCGATCTCCCTAACAGCAAAAAGGACGCTATGACTAAAGTTCGATTAGGAATCGGTTCTGCCTCTTTCTTTATGGTCTTCCCATTTGTAAG ACTGATACGAAACTGGGTATCTTGTCGAATGACTTACAAGCAGCAACAGCCTGGAAATGGCAACAGTCGAAAGGCAAAACAGAGGCGCAAATCGCTAGAAGAGCAGTCCATAACCGGTATTCTTCAAAGACACTCCAAACCAAATTCA GAAGATGATACTAGCAAAATTCCTTTGAGTGCAAATACCGAACAGCTTTATCAACGACTTTCTAAGTCAGCCGCACACTCGTCTTCATCAACTTCTACCAATACACTCCAAGGACTtagcattaaaaaaactaaacatcCGTCCCGTCGCCAGTTATTCACGG ACAAAGTACAAAAGCCCGTTACTCCGCAGGGAGGTACAGCAACAACAAGCCCAGTCGTGATCGGCGATGGGTTCGATCCAGCTAAACAGGTCTGCTACGTCGCTCCATCCTGGCTAAACTTCAAGCTCAACGTAGGACCTATTTTGGCATGTTTTGACTAG
- the LOC130685261 gene encoding alpha-methylacyl-CoA racemase-like yields MALKGIKVIEIAGLAPGPFCGMILSDFGADVIRVDKANAPPLDRQARGKRSIALNLKSPDGIAILHRLCSKADVLIEPFRPGVMEKLGLGPSTLLSQNPRLIYARLTGFGQSGPYSLMAGHDINYVALTGLLSLLGRHGSNPIPPQNLLADFAGGGLLCAMGIAMALFERERSNMGQIIDASMVEGAAYVGSWIFKSQDMPVWSGVRGKSWFDGGVHYYETYKTKDGKYMTVGALEPQFYQELVNQLANAGVENVPDQFPDDPEVAKNQMADIFLQKTRAEWQAIFDQTDACVTPVLDLGEAPLHQHNAFRGSFIRNAKGQCDPAPAPRLSRTPALDLGSIEEPSIGENTREVLTEIGYKTDEIKQLIQDKVVHQVNSSAKL; encoded by the exons ATGGCACTAAAGGGAATAAAAGTGATTGAAATTGCAGGATTGGCTCCTGGTCCTTTTTGTG GAATGATTCTAAGTGATTTTGGTGCAGATGTCATTAGGGTAGATAAG GCCAATGCACCGCCACTAGATCGGCAAGCAAGAGGAAAGCGGTCTATTGCATTGAATCTTAAATCCCCTGATGGAATTGCCATCCTCCATAGGCTATGCTCAAAAGCCGATGTCCTTATTGAGCCGTTCAGACCAG GGGTTATGGAAAAACTTGGTCTTGGCCCGTCAACTTTACTTAGCCAAAATCCACGTTTGATATATGCCCGACTTACTG GATTTGGGCAGAGTGGACCGTATTCTCTTATGGCAGGGCATGACATAAATTACGTTGCTCTGACCG GACTGCTTTCGCTTCTCGGAAGACATGGCAGTAATCCGATTCCGCCACAGAACTTGTTAGCTGATTTTGCTGGAGGCGGATTACTTTGTGCGATGGGTATAGCCATGGCGTTATTTGAAAGAGAGAGGTCCAATATGGGCCAAATAATTGATGCATCCATGGTTGAAGGAGCAGCCTATGTTGGGTCTTGGATCTTCAAGTCGCAAGATATGCCTGTATGGAGTGGGGTTCGCGGAAAGAGTTG GTTCGATGGAGGCGTTCATTACTACGAAacatataaaacaaaagatggtAAATACATGACTGTTGGAGCTTTGGAACCTCAGTTCTATCAAGAGTTGGTCAACCAATTGGCTAATGCTGGAGTCGAAAATGTCCCCGACCAGTTTCCTGATGACCCAGAAGTGGCGAAAAACCAAATGGCCGACATTTTCTTACAGAAGACTCGGGCGGAATGGCAAGCCATCTTTGATCAAACTGACGCATGCGTTACACCGGTATTGGATCTAGGTGAGGCCCCTCTTCATCAGCATAATGCATTTCGAGGCAGTTTCATTCGCAACGCGAAAGGCCAGTGTGATCCGGCACCGGCGCCTCGTCTTAGTCGTACACCGGCTCTTGATCTAGGTAGTATAGAAGAGCCATCAATTGGCGAGAATACTAGGGAAGTACTCACAGAAATCGGTTACAAAACAGATGAAATAAAGCAACTGATTCAAGATAAAGTGGTTCATCAAGTTAACAGCAGTGCCAAGTTGTAA
- the LOC130685278 gene encoding tumor necrosis factor alpha-induced protein 8-like protein: protein MSDNFRARDIALKAQKKILSRMSSKGVAKVFVDDKMGSLLDNVYRLCKTYTQNKKEAEKIVKNIIKIVTKIGLLARNEQFSPDELVIASEFQGKFHKAAKTVISFFEVDFSYDQKFLTQLLTECKNLLKQIVQPHLTDKSLGRIDLVFGFFSNPAFLDTVFKKNSDYTEIMTKIISDMHSALDQGEL, encoded by the exons ATGTCAGATAATTTTAGAGCCCGAGATATTGCTCtgaaagcacaaaaaaagattctcaGTCGAATGTCTAGTAAAGGTGTAGCGAAAGTCTTTGTTGATGATAAAATGGGTTCTCTATTGGATAATGTTTATAGGCTCTGCAAAACCTAT actcaaaataaaaaagaagctgaaaaGATTGTGAAGAATATCATAAAAATAGTGACCAAAATAGGCTTATTAGCCAGAAATGAACAATTCAGCCCAGATGAGTTGGTCATTGCATCAGAATTCCAAGGCAAATTCCACAAAGCCGCAAAAACAGTGATATCATTTTTCGAGGTGGATTTCAGCTATGACCAAAAATTTTTGACTCAA CTTTTGACTGAATGCAAAAACCTTTTGAAGCAAATTGTTCAACCACATCTAACAGATAAAAGTTTAGGAAGGATTGATTTGGTATTTGGATTTTTCTCGAATCCTGCCTTTTTGGACACCGTTTTCAAGAAAAATTCCGATTATACCGAGATAATGACCAAAATCATTTCAGATATGCATAGTGCTCTTGATCAAGGAGAGCTGT